Sequence from the Candidatus Omnitrophota bacterium genome:
ACCTCTTCCCAGCCCGCGCCCATGAGCTCCAGCGAACTCGTCCAGCTCTTTACCGACATCACCGAACTGGACTCCGCCCTGGCCCCCCTGCGATCCAAAAACGAGTAAGCGTTTACACACACCTCATGAGTCTTCTCCAAAGCACCTCGCCCGCAAGGAGTTCGGACAAGGCTTGAAAGTCTCTTCGATTTGAAGGAATCTATAAACTCCATGAAACAATATCTCCACTTAATGCAGCATGTGCTTGAAAACGGGGCGCGCAAAAATGACCGGACCGGCACCGGGACTCTGAGTGTTTTCGGCCACCAAATGCGCTTTGATCTCTCAAAGGGTTTTCCCCTGATCACCACTAAAAAGCTTCATCTAAAATCCATTATTTACGAGTTACTCTGGTTCCTGAAGGGGGACACCAATGTCAAATACCTGCACGATCACGGGGTGACAATTTGGGATGAGTGGGCGGATCAGAACGGGGACCTGGGTCCGATTTACGGGCATCAATGGCGCAGCTGGCCCACGGCCTGCCAGGGCACAGTGGATCAGATTTCCAGCGTTCTGAATCAAATCAAAACCAATCCGAACTCCCGGCGCCTCATTATTTCGGCATGGAATGTGGCGGATATCGAACGTATGAAGCTACCGCCTTGCCACTGTTTCTTCCAGTTCTATGTGGCCGGCGGCCGCCTCTCTTGCCAGCTCTTCCAGCGCAGCGCGGATATCTTTCTGGGGGTTCCTTTCAATATTGCCTCTTATTCCCTGCTGACGCTGATGTTTGCACAAGTCTGCGGACTGGAGCCGGGAGATTTTGTTCACACCTTGGGGGATGCGCACATCTATCTCAACCACCTGGAGCAGGCGCAGTTGCAGTTGAGCCGTGAGCCCTATCCCTTGCCCGCCATTGTTCTGAATCCGGAAGTAAAGTCCTTGTTCGACTTCCACTATGAGGATTTCAGTTTGGAAAACTACCAGCACCACCCGCACATCAAGGCCCAGGTAGCCGTATGAATGTGTCGCTTATTGCAGCGGCATCCCGCAATAACATTATCGGCTCCAAAAACAAACTCCCCTGGAAGCTTTCGGCAGACCTCAAGCACTTCAAGTCACTCACCCTCAACAATGCTGTGATCATGGGCCGCAAGACCTACGAGTCCATCGGCCATTTGCTGCCCCAGCGCACGAATATCGTGATTACGCGCCAGCAAGGATTTAATGCGCCTTGCTGCGCAGTGGTGCACTCCATGAAGCAGGCATTGGCGATCTGCACAGACGAGGAGGAGGTCTTCGTCATCGGCGGCGCCCAGATCTACGAAGCCGCACTGCCCTATGCAAACCGGATCTACCTGACACGCATCCATAAAGATTTCAGCGGAGATACAGAGCTTTTTGAGATTAGTGAGAAGACCTGGACAGAGATTCAGCGCGAAGAACATGAAGCGGATGATAAGAATCCTCATGCTTACAGCTTTGTGGTGCTGGAAAGAACGGAAATTAGGAGACACATCTCCGAAGGAGATATATCCCCCGAAGCTAGACTAAACGACTTGCAGGGACGCTTCTCTGAGCGGAGCTACACGAAGTCATGAGAAACGTCCCTGTCTCTCACTACTCCCACAAAATTGAAATCAAAGTCCGGGATTACGAGTGCGACTTGCAAGGGATTGTAAACAATGCCGTGTACCATCACTATCTGGAACACGCGCGGCATGAATTCCTCAACACGGTGGGAATCAACTTTTCCAGTCTGTCAGAGCGTGGCGTGGATTTGGTGCTGACCCGGGCCGAAATCGACTACAAATTCCCTCTGCGAAGCGGGGATTGCTTCTGGGTGGGGACAAATGCGATCCAAGTATCCAAACTCCGCTTTGGCTTCCTTCAGGATATTTATCGTCTCAAGGACGACAAGCTCATCCTGCAGGCCAAAATGACCGGCACCTCTCTGAGCAAAGACGGAAAGCCGATCCCTCTCAAGGAACTTGAAGACCTGGCTCTCTAGAACCTTGAAAGATACTCTCCGTAACCTTCTTCTTCCAATTTCTCAACGGGAATAAAGCGCAAGGCCGCGGAGTTGATACAATAGCGCTGACCCGTGGGCTGCGGGCCATCGTCGAAAACATGCCCCAAATGTGCATCTGCCCGCTTGCTGCGAATCTCAACGCGCCTCATGCCAAAGCTATGGTCCTCAACTTCCACAATCTCCTCAGGCTCAAGAGGCCGGGTGAAACTCGGCCAACCCGTGCCCGACTCAAATTTGTCCGTGGAGATAAACAGGGGGACCCCGGAAATCACGTCCACATAAAGACCGGGCTTCTTGTTGTCCCAGAGCGCATTCTGAAACGCGGGTTCTGTGCCGCATTCCCGGGTCACATGGTACTGTTCCGGAGTCAAAAGACTCCGAAGTTCTTCGTTGGACTTGTTTGAATGATCGTTCATTTGCCCACCTTTCGGCATCTCCAGCAGTTTCAAATACTCTTTCTCCTGCTCGTCGCTGAACGGCGAGCAGCGTAAAGCTGTAGTCAACAACAAGACCTTGTCCCCAAAAAAGATCTGAGGCTGGCGCAGGGCTGCAGCCCGGTCCAAAAGACGGACACCCTTTTCCTGCGCTTCCAAGGCGCCCTCCATGTCATTAAGGCCCTCGAGCGCGCGCGCCAGGTTGATGTAGCCATGCGCGAATGCGGGCTCCGCGGAAAGTGCCTTTCTGAAAAGGCCGGCCGCCGAGTCAAAACGGCCCTCAGCCCACGCGCGCCAACCGGCATTGTTGAGCTGCACCCATTTCTGATTCTCCAAGATCAACCCGCGCGACTTTGGGGCTTTAACAACCAATCCATTGGCCAAACGCGAGCGGGCCACTTCCGTGCGATGAGCACAAGCCGCGGCCTCTTCGGGATTCCCGGAAAGGGCGTAGAGCAGGGCTAACTGGTCCCAGGCCGGGAAAAAGTCTTTGTTGAGATCAACTGCCTTGCGCAAAAGTCCAGCGGCCTCCGCACTTTTCCCGTCTTGTTGCAAAACCTGCGACTGGACTAAGAAAAGAGCGGAATCTGCGGATCTCTCCAATCCCTGCTGTGCCAGGCGAAGGGCCGCGTTCCTCTCCCCTGATTCCAGGAGCACTTTTGCCAGTGCACAGGTATTGGCCGCAGAGGTGTCCTTCTCATAAGCCTTCTGATAGTCTTCCAGATTCAGGTCAAACAGCAAATGCGTGCCGTAAAAAACGTGATCCGGCGCATGGGATCTGAGCCACGCATAGGTCTCCAATGGATCCAGAAAATCCCAATAATCCGCGGCCTGCACCAAGATTCTCCCCAGCACCGGTTTTCCAGGATCCATGACCATGGGTCCCCAGGATTCCAGCTCTTTCTCGACCAAGGGCCCTGTTTGCCCCCAATCCAGATTGGAATCCAAAAACATTTTATAGGCCTGCCCGGGCCCGCCGGAGATCTCATTGAAGTAACCGGTCTCATTTGGGTGACTGAGCGCCGAGGCAGCCAGATACCAAACCCCAAAGCCGGCCACGGCCAAAGGCCCCAAGACTTTCTGCCAGGCAACTTCCCCGACAATACGCGACAACACAATCACCAAAGGCGCATACAGCGGCAAGAGATAACGCAAACCCTGGGCCCGGGGATTACAGAATGAAAAATACAGGGCCACGACTCCGATCAGCAGCAACAGCATCCCCTCGCCGTGGACAAAACGCGGCCGTTTGAAGACCTTCCATCCGGCATATCCCACAACCAAAAGCAAAAAGGGTGCGGGATTCTTGTACAAAAAGCTCAGGGCCTGATACTGAGGCCATCCGCTCATCGAGAATTCGCCGTTCAAAAATCCCGGGAATCCCACGGAAGAGAGATAGAACTGGAAGTCCAGGCTCCGCACAAAGAGCCCGGGCAAGGGAAGAGGAATCCGGTTCAGGACAGGGACCTGGCTCAAACTCAAGAAAAGATTCGAAAGATAGCTGTGGGCTGCCAGGCTTTGCCCAAATCCGTTGAATGCATAGCCCGCATTGAGCACCGCTAAGGCGCTCAATCCCACAAAGACCAAGCGGCGCAAGGCCTCTCCCGCGGCGCGGATGCCCTGGGCCCGCGCTCCGGCCAAACCCTCAACAATCGCCGCCAACACCAAGACCCCGGCAGCCAAGAGGGCCACATGCTTGGTCAGCAGAGCCAAGCCCAACCAAAGCCCTGAGGCCAGCGCATGCCCCCAATGCCACTCCTTGGCCGCCTTCCACCAGTGATAAAAAGCCGCAAGGATCAGGGCACTGACCGGCACATCCAGATTGCCGGTTGAAGCATGACCTGCCAACACCGGATTCCACAGCAACAAAAAGAGTGCCGCCACTGCCGGGGGCGCGCCGTACATTTCCCGGGCCCACCGGAAGGTATAAAAGCCCAGCAAGAGACTAAAACCCAGACCCGCAATGCGAACCGCGTACAGATCCAGACCGCTGTGACTCAGGCCTACAACTCGAAGCAAGCCCTCTTGCAAGAGCGGCCACAGGGGCGGGTGATGCAGAAGAAAGCGCACATCCCAGTTGATGGGAGGATTCCACAGAGCCCGGCGCATGGCCTCGTAAAAGGGCTCGTCCCCGGTCGGACCCGTGCTAAGTGCCCGCAAAACTGCAAACAGGAGAAAACCCAGGGTGAAGGCCGTGACCCAAAGCCCGGTGCGCCGCGAGGATCTCAACGCAGAGTTCATAGGAGTTCCTCCCTTTGCAACTCACGGGGGACATAGATGTGGAAGAAATAGGTCAAAGAAATATCCCGCATGGGGATGAGCGCGCGGACCTCGTAGTTCCGGTCAATGGCCTCTTGGACCTCGGGAAGATACAAAACAAAGTGTGCCACAATCTCCTTAAAGCGCCGGGCCTCGATATCGGCAAGCAACTTTTCCAACATCACCCTCCGGGGTTCTTCCTGAAAAGCTCCGGCTTTTTCCAACACGTAGTAGGTATTGGGTTCAAAGAGAATGGGTCTCTGTGCCCTGAGGAGGGCGGTGTACCAAGTATCCATCAATACCGGACCCTCCACCTGAGCAATATGTTCGGACATGGCTCGATAGATCCGCACGTCCTCGCGGGTGGGCATGGGATAGGCCCCCTTGGCATAGGCCGCGCCTTGAAACGCAAGAAGCAGAATCCCGGTGAGTAAAGGCAAAGCCTGCTGAGTCTTCAGCGAAATCTCCCGAAGCCGGAGCAACAAATACCCAAATAGAAAACAGGCGATCGCGGAAACGGGGATGAAGTAGTAATAGGAAGAGCCTTTTCGGGCGATTCCAAAGATCGTAAAGACCCAAAGCAAGGCATAGAAAATATCGAGCGCATTGGCCCGGCCTTCCTTCCAGCGCCAGAGGGTCGCAACCGCGGCTCCAGCCAGAAGGACCGCGTTGAGCTTCAGGTAAGGGACAACCAGATTCCATCCCCATGTCCGGTCCGCACACGCCTGCGCACCCCATCCCGTATGGACAAGCCACCCACCCCTTGTAAAGACGGCCAGCAGCATCCAGATCCCGGCCAAGGCCAGCAAAGTCAACGCGGTTGGGCGTAAAGCCTTGCGGGGTCTTTCCCTCCACACAGCACACAGGATTGCCAGCACGGCCAGAATCCCTGTTTGCTTGACCCCTGCTGCCAAGAAAGCACACCCCAGACCCAGGGCCAAGGCCTTGCCCCGCGCCCCGCGCACAGCCACCCAGTACACGGCAAAAACGCTCAGGCCCGCTGCCAAGGGATCCACCCTCCCGATCGCGTACCACTGGGCCAAGGCCTTATCACCGAAGAACAGCCCTAAAACAGCCCAGGGAATCCAAGGACTGGAAGTCTGCTTGCGAGTCCCGTGCCAAAGACATCCGGCCACCAGCCCCACGGAAAACACGCTAATCAGACGCGCCGGCAGCAGGCTGGGCCCGAAAAGCCAAAGAAAGGGTTTTAAGAGAAGAGGGTAAAGCGGCGGATAAATAAAGATGACAAAGGGATAATCAGAAGGCGAGGAATAGAGCGGCTCTCCGGAAAACAAGCGGTCTGCGGCAAAGAGCATAATCCCTTCAAAACCGTTCCACTCTCCAGGCAGAGCCAGGACACTGGCCGTATATTGCACAAAAGCCACCACAGCCGCAAACAGCAACAAAAGCGGAACCGCGGACACAATT
This genomic interval carries:
- the msrB gene encoding peptide-methionine (R)-S-oxide reductase MsrB, encoding MNSALRSSRRTGLWVTAFTLGFLLFAVLRALSTGPTGDEPFYEAMRRALWNPPINWDVRFLLHHPPLWPLLQEGLLRVVGLSHSGLDLYAVRIAGLGFSLLLGFYTFRWAREMYGAPPAVAALFLLLWNPVLAGHASTGNLDVPVSALILAAFYHWWKAAKEWHWGHALASGLWLGLALLTKHVALLAAGVLVLAAIVEGLAGARAQGIRAAGEALRRLVFVGLSALAVLNAGYAFNGFGQSLAAHSYLSNLFLSLSQVPVLNRIPLPLPGLFVRSLDFQFYLSSVGFPGFLNGEFSMSGWPQYQALSFLYKNPAPFLLLVVGYAGWKVFKRPRFVHGEGMLLLLIGVVALYFSFCNPRAQGLRYLLPLYAPLVIVLSRIVGEVAWQKVLGPLAVAGFGVWYLAASALSHPNETGYFNEISGGPGQAYKMFLDSNLDWGQTGPLVEKELESWGPMVMDPGKPVLGRILVQAADYWDFLDPLETYAWLRSHAPDHVFYGTHLLFDLNLEDYQKAYEKDTSAANTCALAKVLLESGERNAALRLAQQGLERSADSALFLVQSQVLQQDGKSAEAAGLLRKAVDLNKDFFPAWDQLALLYALSGNPEEAAACAHRTEVARSRLANGLVVKAPKSRGLILENQKWVQLNNAGWRAWAEGRFDSAAGLFRKALSAEPAFAHGYINLARALEGLNDMEGALEAQEKGVRLLDRAAALRQPQIFFGDKVLLLTTALRCSPFSDEQEKEYLKLLEMPKGGQMNDHSNKSNEELRSLLTPEQYHVTRECGTEPAFQNALWDNKKPGLYVDVISGVPLFISTDKFESGTGWPSFTRPLEPEEIVEVEDHSFGMRRVEIRSKRADAHLGHVFDDGPQPTGQRYCINSAALRFIPVEKLEEEGYGEYLSRF
- a CDS encoding thymidylate synthase — its product is MKQYLHLMQHVLENGARKNDRTGTGTLSVFGHQMRFDLSKGFPLITTKKLHLKSIIYELLWFLKGDTNVKYLHDHGVTIWDEWADQNGDLGPIYGHQWRSWPTACQGTVDQISSVLNQIKTNPNSRRLIISAWNVADIERMKLPPCHCFFQFYVAGGRLSCQLFQRSADIFLGVPFNIASYSLLTLMFAQVCGLEPGDFVHTLGDAHIYLNHLEQAQLQLSREPYPLPAIVLNPEVKSLFDFHYEDFSLENYQHHPHIKAQVAV
- a CDS encoding acyl-CoA thioesterase translates to MRNVPVSHYSHKIEIKVRDYECDLQGIVNNAVYHHYLEHARHEFLNTVGINFSSLSERGVDLVLTRAEIDYKFPLRSGDCFWVGTNAIQVSKLRFGFLQDIYRLKDDKLILQAKMTGTSLSKDGKPIPLKELEDLAL
- a CDS encoding dihydrofolate reductase, translating into MNVSLIAAASRNNIIGSKNKLPWKLSADLKHFKSLTLNNAVIMGRKTYESIGHLLPQRTNIVITRQQGFNAPCCAVVHSMKQALAICTDEEEVFVIGGAQIYEAALPYANRIYLTRIHKDFSGDTELFEISEKTWTEIQREEHEADDKNPHAYSFVVLERTEIRRHISEGDISPEARLNDLQGRFSERSYTKS